CCAAATTCAGAATGAGTTACTTCTGGATGGAATTGTAGGCCGTAAATTTTTTGAGTTTCATTTGATATAGAAGCAATACAATTTTTTGTAAAAGCTAATTGTTTGAAATTATCAGGAATTTTTTCAATACTGTCTCCATGACTCATGATAATTTGAAATTTGTTTGGAAGTTCTGAAAATAAAAGAGATTTTTCATCTCTTAGAAAGATTTCAGAGCTCCCATATTCTTGCTTAGAGTCTTTAGATACTAGGCCCCCAAATAATTTAACAATTATTTGCATTCCATAACATATACCCAAAATAGGTATTTTCAAATTAAAAATTTCCATATTCAAGGTAGGAGCTTCTTTTGAATAAACAGAAGCAGGACTTCCACTTAGTATTATTCCTGAGATATTCATATTTTTAATTTCTTTTAAAGGAGTATAGTAAGGTATTACTTTTGTATAAACGCCAATTTCTCTAATTCTTCTTGCAATTAGTTGGCTATATTGGGATCCAAAATCTAATACAAGTATTGCCTGAGTATTCATTATATAAGTCCTTAAATAAATTAAAACTTTTTTTATTAAAGTATACTTCATTTAATTTTAGCATATTTGGCTTTGCTTATGTCGATTTTAAAATCAAATTAAGACAATATTTTTCAAATTCTTCAATATTTATTCAAGATATTGAAGAATTTGAAAAAATTATTTTTTCAAATAAAAAATTGAAAAACAAAATTGTTGGACTAATAATTCATAAATAAAAAGGAGGCACAAATTAATGAAAAAGAATACATTAAGTGCAATATTAATGACTTTATTTTTATTTATATCTTGTAATAATTCAGGGAAAGATGGGAATACATCTGCAAATTCTGCTGATGAGTCTGTTAAAGGGCCTAATCTTACAGAAATAAGTAAAAAAATTACGGATTCTAATGCGGTTTTACTTGCTGTGAAAGAGGTTGAAGCGTTGCTGTCATCTATAGATGAAATTGCTGCTAAAGCTATTGGTAAAAAAATACACCAAAATAATGGTTTGGATACCGAAAATAATCACAATGGATCATTGTTAGCGGGAGCTTATGCAATATCAACCCTAATAAAACAAAAATTAGATGGATTGAAAAATGAAGGATTAAAGGAAAAAATTGATGCGGCTAAGAAATGTTCTGAAACATTTACTAATAAATTAAAAGAAAAACACACAGATCTTGGTAAAGAAGGTGTTACTGATGCTGATGCAAAAGAAGCCATTTTAAAAACAAATGGTACTAAAACTAAAGGTGCTGAAGAACTTGGAAAATTATTTGAATCAGTAGAGGTCTTGTCAAAAGCAGCTAAAGAGATGCTTGCTAATTCAGTTAAAGAGCTTACAAGCCCTGTTGTGGCAGAAAGTCCAAAAAAACCTTAATTAAGATCAATATTATAAGATTAATTTGTTTTAAAAAAGTAACTGGAAAAATAAAGTCAATATAAGTCAAGAAAGATTTCTTGGCTTTTATTTTTTTATTTTCTCAAAAAATTTCTTAAAATTCATTTTAACTTTAAGCTCTTCTCTTAAAGAATAAAAACTTATTACAAAAGCCGTTAATAAATTGAATTTAAGCATTTAAATATAAACAAAATTGGGTGCTAGAAATTTGATTTTAAAGACTTTAAGTAGGCTTAAACGGTTTTGGCAAATTTTTAAAGATAATAGTAGTTTCTTTGGTTTTATGTGAGATTTTAAAAAGTTGTTAAATAGACTTAACTATTTAAAAAATAAAGACTCTTTTTTATGATTTATAATTTAGGTTTTTGAAATTGCAAATTTTAAATTTTTTTTATAAATAACAAATCGGTTAATAAATATAAATAAATTTAATAATAAAAACTAGGCACAGTATTATCATTACTGGAGAGATTTTATTTTTTTTATTTTCCAATAAATTAAGTATTATGTTTATTAAAACATAAAATATTATTCCAATACTTATCCCCGAAGAGATATTGTATGTTAAGGGGATTAGAAAAAGTATTAAAAAACTGGGAATATTTTCTCTTATATTAGAGAAATTAATTTTCAATATTTCTCTGCACATTGAAAATCCTACATATATTAGTGCTGCAGCAGTTGCACTAGCAGGAACTGCAATAAATAATGGTGAAAGGAATATTGCAATAAAGAACATTATTCCCGTTACTATTGTTGTAAGTCCGGTTTTACCACCTTCTTCTATTCCTGTGCAACTTTCAATGTATGCGGTTACGGTT
The sequence above is drawn from the Borreliella burgdorferi B31 genome and encodes:
- the ospC gene encoding outer surface protein OspC; translation: MKKNTLSAILMTLFLFISCNNSGKDGNTSANSADESVKGPNLTEISKKITDSNAVLLAVKEVEALLSSIDEIAAKAIGKKIHQNNGLDTENNHNGSLLAGAYAISTLIKQKLDGLKNEGLKEKIDAAKKCSETFTNKLKEKHTDLGKEGVTDADAKEAILKTNGTKTKGAEELGKLFESVEVLSKAAKEMLANSVKELTSPVVAESPKKP